TCTTTTGCCTGCCGAGTTTCCGGAAATGGAAGGCTATGAAATCGCATCTTACTATGAATCAGCAAAAGAAGTAGGTGGAGATTATTACGATTTTGTTCAAATAGATCGTCATAGAATGGGTGTTGTGGTTGCTGATGTGTCTGGCAAAGGCGTTCCCGGCTCCCTGGTTATGACGATGATAAGAACAGCTCTCAGAACCGAAGCAAAAGGAAGAGGCTCTTCTGCAGATGTGCTTTCAAGGGTTAACCAATTCGTAATGGATGATATTCGCAAAGGAATGTTTGTTACACTTTTCTATATTATCCTGGATTCCAGAAGGAGAAGAATAACATTTGCGAGCGCCGGCCACAATCCCATGATCTTGCATCGGGAGTCTACAAAAAAAACCTATTATCTTAATCCTAAGGGATTCCCGGTTGGAATTTCATTGGGTGAAAATGATCTGTTTAAAAAATCCATAGTGGATGATACCATCCAATTAAGTAAGGGTGATATTATTTTATGCTATACGGATGGTATTACCGAAGCAATGAATTCTAACCGAGAATTATTTGGAGAAGAAAGACTCCTGTCGGTAGTGAGAGAATATGGTCGTTTGAGTGCTAAACAGTTTGTTGAAAAATTGAATGAAGAAATTCTGTCCTTCACAGAAGGTCATATACAAAATGACGACATTTCGCTTGTAGTGATCAAAGAAAACATGAATCCGGATGAAGCGGAATTGGAGCGTGCTAAACAGGCCTACTATAAAACATTGGATGGAACATCCATTAAGGATGCCAGCCAGGAAGTAGGAATCGCGCTCACCACCTTTAATAATAAGTATAAAAAGCAGTTTGAAAAAATGGGGATTGATCGATTCAAGCATGAATTTGAAACGACTTCGGTTGAGGCAAAACATTTAAGTATCGAAGAGCAAACCAAAATCTATGATATTATAAGGAAAACGCCTGTTTGGGGTCCGAAGCGAATTAGTGAGCAATTAGAAACAGAAGAATATGGATTTACAAAAATGTTACCTTGGCGAATCTATGATGAACTGGTTCGAAAACGATTGAATACGAAGCAGCTTCGAGAAGCCTATGTGGCTAGAGGTGATAATAAAAAGCGAATGAAACCGCCAGGAACACCGATGTTAACCCTAGATGGTCGGATTTTAGTCGAAGAATATATGGAACCCCCAATAACTTCTCCTGTTACACCGGTAGAAGTAAAACCAAAAGAACCAGAGAAAGAAGTTGTTGAACAAAAGCCAACTAAAGAAGAAATTGATAAAAAGAAACCGAAGAGTAAAAAAAGAATTCCTCTCGAAGATGCCGAGGTTTCTGATTATGTCCTCAAAGATATTGTAGAATTATTAGATAAAAACATAGAAGACGACTATAGCAAGGAAGTTAAGGAAGCATCGGAAGAGCAAACTGAAATAGAGACAACCAATGAACCGATGTCCATTTCTGCGATAGATGAAAGTAATAGTGAAGAGAATCCATCTGAAGTCGGTACCGATGTAAAAGATTTACTTGATAATTTGGAATATGACGAACCAAAAAATGAGCCGGATGAAGATATAGATTTTTCCGATTTGTCGACGGAGGAATATACAAAAGAATTATTTGATGATCGGTCAAACGGTGACGAACAGGATGACCTGGAGCCAGAAGAATCGATAGCAGAAGTTTCAGAATTAACTGATTTACAAGATGAGGAGTCTTCGGAACATACGCAACGCGTAGAAGAAACAGAAGAAACTGCAAAACAGGTTCTGGAAACCTTATCTGCTAAAATTGAAGGTGATGCAGACATTGATGATTCAATAAGCGCGAGTGAAGATGAAGAATTTATAGAATTAATTTCTGCAGATGCAGACATTGAACAAGTAGATGTAATTGAGCAATCAAGTGAAGAGTCGACCAAGGAATTAACAAAAAATACAATTAATGAGCCAATTGAAGAATCTATTGTTGATAGCAGCGATTCAGAACTTCAGCAAGAAAATAAAAGTGATATTGTCAAGGTTTCAAAAAGTCCCGAAGAAATATTTGATGAATTATCTGTGAAAGTTGACGAGGAAGAAAATAAATTAGAGGAAGTAATTTCGTTAAATGAAACCCCCAAATTGGACGAAAACAAGATAGATGATATATTTAACATGGTTTCGGAAGACGAAGAAATTAGTCTTGATAGCAAAGAGTTTGCTTCAGAATTCCCAAAAGAAGAAAATACAGAGGTAGTCAAAAAGGAAGCTGATTCAGTTGAAGAAAAAAAGCAAAAAATGATTATTGTTGGTGGTCATTATTATATGCAAAAAAAATATGAAAAAGCTATTTCCGTATTCCAAAGAATTATCGATAAGTATCCAAATACCATTGAAGCCTATTACAATTTGGGGAATTCCTATTTTCGGATCAACAAGTGGAATGAGGCGCGGGATGCATATGAAGCAGCCTGTGAGCTTGACCCGACCTTTCTGGATGCAATGGAAAATTTGGGTGTGATATATGCAAATCAAAAGGAATTTCATAGGGCTATCGATATTTGGGGCAAAATTTTGGAATACGACCCCAAACGTGTAGACTTGAAAAAAAACATTGAAAAAGCAGTAAAACTAAATGCGGGATAAAAATAAATTATGATGAAATTATGATACATTATTCAGCTTTAAAATTAATTGATATTTGGCCTTAAATCGGCTATATTTGCGCATTAAATATTAGGATAAAGGAGAGTTATATGGAAGGAATCCAAGTATCCGTTTCAAAGGTTGGCCCTCAAGACAAGATCTCCCAAATAAAAGTCGGAGGGTATATTGATACCACAACATCGGCTGAAGTGGAGCGTGCTCTGGATGGACTAGTGAGAAAAGGTGACTATAATATTATCATAGAACTGGGCAACGTAGATTATATTAGTAGCGCGGGCTG
This is a stretch of genomic DNA from candidate division KSB1 bacterium. It encodes these proteins:
- a CDS encoding SpoIIE family protein phosphatase, whose amino-acid sequence is MFKSVATEEIQFPAEINSLKKLRDFVTRIGKKYKLTDKIINSFKLAVDEASTNIIRHAYRDKKGQITLRIIVRKYDVTVSLIDQGRYFDPKNVKDPDLKRYVNIGKKGGLGIFMIRKLVDDVDYRRIERGNELRLTNRRERKKSKFSLPSFTGSLRAKYFSFAAVIVSAIIVIYYVFNFITIKGQILDDAYIRMRDRSIPFAANILDEYVNRSEFNPELSAKAQEYWNQNQNFIRYVIITNLKHKIVGSSNPGLFTPELDNFNPQNPRFNVDEYIQVAMITTNQDSVQSEYFIVRRPIIPRRSTDNKAIGNTYILIPTEPIFAEVKEEQALVVQFFFLVLVIANASVGVLILLVFIPLQKLSTWVKSMGEGDIKDQVEIDSSDEIGKIAQAFSEITDKFRESQKSLVDQEKIQQEMHLAKEIQQTLLPAEFPEMEGYEIASYYESAKEVGGDYYDFVQIDRHRMGVVVADVSGKGVPGSLVMTMIRTALRTEAKGRGSSADVLSRVNQFVMDDIRKGMFVTLFYIILDSRRRRITFASAGHNPMILHRESTKKTYYLNPKGFPVGISLGENDLFKKSIVDDTIQLSKGDIILCYTDGITEAMNSNRELFGEERLLSVVREYGRLSAKQFVEKLNEEILSFTEGHIQNDDISLVVIKENMNPDEAELERAKQAYYKTLDGTSIKDASQEVGIALTTFNNKYKKQFEKMGIDRFKHEFETTSVEAKHLSIEEQTKIYDIIRKTPVWGPKRISEQLETEEYGFTKMLPWRIYDELVRKRLNTKQLREAYVARGDNKKRMKPPGTPMLTLDGRILVEEYMEPPITSPVTPVEVKPKEPEKEVVEQKPTKEEIDKKKPKSKKRIPLEDAEVSDYVLKDIVELLDKNIEDDYSKEVKEASEEQTEIETTNEPMSISAIDESNSEENPSEVGTDVKDLLDNLEYDEPKNEPDEDIDFSDLSTEEYTKELFDDRSNGDEQDDLEPEESIAEVSELTDLQDEESSEHTQRVEETEETAKQVLETLSAKIEGDADIDDSISASEDEEFIELISADADIEQVDVIEQSSEESTKELTKNTINEPIEESIVDSSDSELQQENKSDIVKVSKSPEEIFDELSVKVDEEENKLEEVISLNETPKLDENKIDDIFNMVSEDEEISLDSKEFASEFPKEENTEVVKKEADSVEEKKQKMIIVGGHYYMQKKYEKAISVFQRIIDKYPNTIEAYYNLGNSYFRINKWNEARDAYEAACELDPTFLDAMENLGVIYANQKEFHRAIDIWGKILEYDPKRVDLKKNIEKAVKLNAG